The nucleotide window ATGGCCAGCGCGGCAGCATGCAGCGCATTGCTCACGCCGTCGAGCGTGGTCGGCGGGGTGGCACCGGCACCCGCGCCACCGCGTCCGCCACCACCCCGTCCGCCAGCGGCGCCGCCACCACCGGCGCCGGCGCGAGCGAGTCGACCTGCCCTTCAGGCGCGGGCCGCCGGCGTGCCCGCCTGGGCCAGCGAGGCGGAGAGGGCACGCGCCTCGGTCCACGCGGCGCGGGCGGCGACGGCCTTGCTGCGCAGCGTGCGCGTCATCGTGAAGAGCTGCGTCAGGGCCGGCGCCGGGGTGGTGACACGGGGTCGAGCCGGAGGGTGAACGGCTGGGTGAATTGCGCGCCGTCGACGGTGAGCCGAGCGACGTACCGCCCTGGCGGTGCCCACGGTGCGCCCACGACGGTCATCATCCGCCCAGGCACCGCACCGGTCGATCCCACCACCACCCGGCACGATCGGATCATAGTGCATGTCCCAGAGCCAGCGGTGCATGCCAGCCTCGGCCGAGAGCGCCGTCGAGGCGGCTGGCCAGTAGAGTGGGAAGGCGCAGTGCTGCGCGTTCGGTGTGCGCTGGCAGAGCGCCACGTAGGCCGCCGGGTCGCGCACCGGATCAGGGTTCAGGACGGGGTCGGTGCTGGCGTAGGTCCGCACCACGGCACCGGTCGCGTCGAGGATCTCCAGCGTCACGGGACCGCTCGCAGCCTTCGGCAGGAAATAGTCGAGTACCGCGCCGACCGGGCCACTCTCGCCGGCGGGCACTTCCGGCGGCCAAGGCGTCGGGTCGTTGATGAAGTTGCGAAGCCGCACCGCCGTCATCGGCTTGACGAGGTGCGCCGACTGGGTCGCGGCCGCCTGACGCAGGGCGGCGGCCTCGCGCAGCGGCGTGAGGTTGTCGAGAATCCAGAAGCCACGACCGTGCGTGCCGGCGATGAGGTCGGCGCACTGGCACGAGGCGTCGTCCTTCACCTGCAGGTCGCGCACCGAGATCGCCGGCATCTCCTGTCGCAGCGACTGCCAGTGATCGCCGTCGTCGAACGACACCCACACCTGCGTGTCGGTGGCACCGTAGAGCAGCCCCTTCACCCGGGGATCCTCGCGGATCGAGTTGACCACCGCGCCCGGGGCGATCCCGGTGTTGATCTCCTGCCACGTCTTGCCACCGTCATGCGTGCGCCAGAAGTGCGGATTCAGGTCGTCGATCCGCAGGGTGTTGGCCGCCGCATAGGCAGTGAGGTTGTCGAAGTGGCCCGCTTCGATGTTGAAGATCCGGGTCCATGGCTTGATGGCTGGCGGCGTGACATTCGTCCACGTCGTCCCGCCATTCATGGTCACCTGGATCAGGCCGTCATCGGTGCCGGCCCAGAGGATCGCCACGGAGCGCGGCGAGGCAGAGAGCGCGGTGATGGTGCCGAGCGGGGCTGGCGTCACGGTGCTGGCATACTTGCCGGCGGTGGCAGGGACTTCCCAACTCTGGCGAGAAAGATCGGGCGAGATCCGCGTCCAGCTATGCCCGCGGTCGAGCGTCTTCCAGACCGCATTCGATGCGTAGAAGAGCGCGTCAGGATTCACCGGCGAGAACAGCAGCGGCATCGTCCGCACGTTGCGGTTGAAGCCGGTCATGTCGGGGCCGACGTTGGTGGTCTGCCCGGTCTTGCGATCGTACCGCGACACGTTGCTGCGCGAGCTGCCGAAGACGATGTCCGGGTTCCGCGGATCGGGCGCGGCGATGCCGTATTCCTGGATGTTGACCGGGTGCCAGTCGTGGAAGGTGATGATGCCATCGGGCGGCCAGGTGGCGACGCACGGCGACCCGGAGTCCTGCTGCCCGCCGCAGAGCCGGTACGGATAGGCGTTGTCGGCGGTGACGTGATACATCGCCGCCGTCGACTGGGTGTACCAGTTGGACCAGCTCTGTCCGCGGTTGCCGGAGATCACGGCGCCCTGATCGGCGACGACGCCGATGATGTTCGGATTGAGCGGGTTGATCCAGCTGCGCTGATAGTCATCGCCGCCGGGCGCGCGCCGCGCACTGCGGCCCAGGTGCGGCCGCCGTCCTCGGTGCGCCAGAAGACGGTCGAGGCGCTGTAGACAACGGTGTCGATGGTCGGATCGACGGTGATGGTCGGCAGGTCGCCGCCGCCGATGCGGCCGAGTGGGCGCGGGTCGGCGGCCGGGACCGCGGCTACCGGCCGGGGCGTTCGGGTCGCGCTGGGCCGGGAACCAATGTTCCCCGCCGTCGACCGACTTGAACAGCGTGATCGCGCCCGCGCCGCCCCCCGGCCACCGCCGGGCCGCCAGCCGTCACGGGCGCTGGCCCGGCCGCTGGCGCCACTGTGGCGTAGAGGACCAGGTGGTTGCTCGGCGCCATCGCCAGGTTGGCCTGCCCCACCGTGGGAAGCCCTTCCGTCAACTGGCGCCACGTCGTGCCGCCATCGGTCGACTTGAAGATCCCGCCGCCTGGGCCGCTGAAGTCGCGCCCTTCGATGAACTGCTGTTGCTGCTGCCAGAGCGCCGCGTACACGATGTTCGGGTCGGTCGGGTCGATGCGCACGTCGTTCGCGCTGGTGTATTCGTCCTTGTAGAGGACCTTCTGGAACGAGGCGCCGCCGTCCGTCGAGCGGAAGATGCCGCGCTCCGCGTTCGGGCCGTACGGGTGGCCGAGGGCGGCGACGAAGAGGCGTTCAGGATTCTTTGGATCGACCTCGACCCAGGCGATCATCTGGCTCTCGCGCAGGCCGAGATGCGTCCAGCTCTTGCCGGCGTCGTTGGAGCGATACATCCCGTCACCCACGGCGAGGTCGGGACGGATGATCCCGGCGCCGGTGCCGACGTAGAGGATGTTCGGGTTCGACGGCGCCACCGCGATCGCCCCGATCGAGCCGGTCGATTCGCGATCGAAGAGCGGCTGCCAGGTCGAGCCGAAGTCGGTGGTCCGCCAGACCCCGCCGTTGTCGAAGCCGGCGTAGAAGACATTGGCTGCGTCGGCACGCCGACCATCGAACGGCCCCGCCCGGCGCGCACCGGCCCGATCGAGCGCCAATGCATGGCGGCGGCCGGGTCGGGGGATTGTGCGGGGAGCAGCGAGGGCAGGGCGAACAGCGAACAGGCCACGAGCGTGAGGCGGGACGCGGAAGCGCGCACGGGACGATCTCCGGGTGGGGCGGGGGATGGTTGAAGATACGGCGAAAGCCAGTGACCGGGGTGAACTGGTGACCGGGAGGGTGAAGTCGACCGTGACCTGTACCCCGCAGCCCGTAACCCGTCCCCGTAACCGCTGGCCCTGCCCCCGTTCACTGGTCACCAGCTATCCTTTGCCTCCTCTTCTCGGAGTCCCTCATCGTCGTGGAGCTTCCGCATGCGTTCCCTCTCGCTTTCGGCCGCGCTGCTGCTCGCCGCCGCCGCGCCGCTGGTGGCCCAGTCCGGCCTCGCGGTGGCCGACTCCTCCCCCTTCCGACCGCTGAACCTGCCGGCGCCGAACGAGTATCGCGGCGGGTCGGGGCGGCCGGGGCCGCGGTACTGGCAGCAGCGGGTGGACTACCGCATTCGGGCGACGCTGGACCCGGTCGCGAACGAGATCAGCGGCCGCGAGACGATCCACTACGTCAACCACTCCCCCGATGCGCTGCCCTATCTCTGGCTCTTCGTCGAGCAGAACATCTGCGACCCTGCCAGTGTCACCAATCTCCTCAATCAGCCTCCCCTGGTCTTCCTCGGCTCCACCTTCGATTTCTCCTGCCAGGGCTTTGCAGGCGGCGGGCGCCTCGAGACGATGACGCTGCGGGGCAAGGAGGTGAACCGGAGTCGGTCTGGCACCACGATGCGAGTCGAGCTGCCCAAGCCGCTCGCCCCGGGGGATTCGCTCGATCTCGAGGCGGTATGGCGCTTCAAGGTGCCGACCCAAGGTGCCGGCCGCATGGGGCACGATGGCGCGCTCTACGAGATCGCCCAGTGGTATCCGCGGATGGTGGTGTACGATGACGTGCGCGGTTGGAATCACGAACCCTACATCGGCGCCGGGGAGTTTTACCTCGAATACGGCAACTTCGACGTCTCCCTCACGGTGCCGGCGACGCACCTCGTCGCGGCGACCGGCGATCTCCTGAATCCGTTGCAGGTGCTCACCGCCACCCAGCGGGCCAGGCTCGCGCTGGCCAGGCGCTCCGATACGGCGATCGCGATCGTGACCCGGACCGAGGCGGGCAATCCGGCGGCGACGCGGCCGACGGCCCAGGGCACGCTGACCTGGCGCTTCAGCGCGAAGAACGTGCGCGATTTTGCCTTCGTCTCCGGCCCCGACTTCCGCTGGGATGCCAGTGGCTACGACGGCATCCTGATCGAGACGCTCTATCGGCCGCGCGCCGAGGCGTGGACCGAGGCGAACCGGATGTCGCGCGAGGCGATCAAGCATTTCAGCGAGAAGTGGTATCGCTATCCCTGGTCACACGCGACGACCGTCGAGGGGCCGATCGAGGGAATGGAGTACCCGATGCTCACCTTCGTGCCGAACTCGCCGACCCGGGAGGAACTGCAGGGTCCTGGCGCACGAGTTCGGGCACCAGTGGTTCCCGATGATCGTCGGCTCGAACGAGCGACTTTACCCCTGGATGGACGAGGGCTTCAACACCTTCATCGACCTCGCCAACAGCGCCAACTACTTCCGCGGCACCGCGTATGGCGACTCGATCGAGGTCCACCCGCTGCATCTGGCCGCACTCCACACGACGCCGGGGGAGGAGCAGCCGCTGATCACCAAGCCACGTCGGTGCGCGACCTCTTCTGGACCGGCTACCAGAAGCCGGCGCTGATGCTCTCGCTGCTCCGCGATGAGGTCCTCGGCCGCGAACGCTTCGAGGCCGCCTTCCGCGAGTACATCCGCGCCTGGGCCTTCAAGCATCCGACGCCGACCGACTTCTTCCGGATCATGCGTGACGCGTCGGGGATGGAGCTCGACTGGTTCTGGCGCGATTGGGTCTACACCACGGCGCGCCTCGATCAGGCCGTGGACTCGATCACGGCCCGCCCCGATGGTGGCTCGAACGTCCACCTGAGCAACCGCGGCACGATGACGATGCCGGCCGAGCTGGCGCTGACCTTCAGCGACGGCACCACCTCCACCGTCCGCCTTCCGGTCGAGATGTGGAACCTCGGTCAGCGCTTCACCTACCGCGTCCCGGGCACGAAGCGGGTGACGCGCGCGACCATCGATCCGCGCGGCGCGATGCCGGACACGGATCGGAGCAACAACACGCGGGGCGCGCCCTGACGCGCAGGCGCCCGCCGTGTGGAAGGGCGACGCGCTGCGTCGCCCCTACGAAGGTCCGGGATCGGCCTGCGCGATCCGGCATCAGCGCCGCGGGCAATCGGGATCGGCCCGCGCGACCCCGGGATCAGCGCCGCAACTGCGCCAACACCTGCCCCAACGCCTTGATCTCCTCGCCGTACTTGGCCCAGTTCCCTCGCGTTGCGCGGTCATCGCCGCGTCGGTAGTGGCGCTGGGCCTCGGCGAGGAGCGCCGCTGTGGTCGGCGCGGGTGGCGCGGTGGTCACCGGTGCCCCGGCCAGCGGCGCCGGCGTGTCCGAGGTGATCCGCTGCGACCCGCTGCCGCCGAAGAGCGTGTTCAGCGCGCCATCCAGCGATTCGTCCATCACCACCTGCGTCTGGTACGCCACCACGACCCGCTTCAGCTCCGGGATCTTGCCCCCCGACGCCTGCAGGTAGAGCGGCTGCACGTAGAGCAGCGACGCCTCGATCGGGATCACGAGCAGCTCGCCGCGGATCACCTCGGAGCCGCCCTGGTCCCAGAGCGAGACCTGGCGCGAGACCTCGGTGTCCTGGTTGATGCGGTTCTCGGATCTGGGTCGGCCCGAAGACCGGTGCTCTGCCGCGAGAAGCTGTACGCCCGGAGCTTGCCGTAGCGGCGCCGTCGTTGCGGGCGACCATCCATGCCGCGAGGTTGTCCTTCCCGCGCGGCGTGAACGGCGCCATGTAGATGAACTCCGCCTTCTCCTCCCCCGGCAAGCGCATCACGATGTGGCGCATGAAGGGTACCGCGCCACTCGACCCCTCCTCCATCTCCGGCACGGCCCACTGGTCCTCGCGATGATAGAACGCATCGGGCGAATCCATGTGGTAGGTCGCGTACAGGGCGGTCTGCATCCGATAGAGATCATCGGGGTAGCGGATGTGGGCGCGGATGTCCGCGGGCATCTGCTCCATCGGCAGCAGGATCCCGGGGAAGATGCGACTCCAGGTCTGGATCAACGGATCCGTTGGTGCCGTGACATAGGCGTGCATCGAGCCGTCATACGCATCGAGGACCACCTTCACGCTGTTGCGCATGTAGTTGGTGCCGTTCGACAGGCGCTGCGAATAGGGATAGCGGGTGGTGGTCGGTAGGCGTCGAGAATCCACCGCAGGTGCCCATCGTCGGCCACCACCATGTACGGGTCGCGGTCGAGCGAGAGGAAGGGCAGCGCCTTCTCGACGCGTTGCTTGATGTTCCGCAAGTAGAGGATCCGCGAGGCGTTGGTGATGTCACCGGAGAGCAGCAGCTTCGAGGTCTGAAAGCGTGAGGCCAGCACGAGGCGCCGCCAGAAGGAGCCGATCGGCACGCCGCCGGTGCCGGCATAGGCCGCGTAGACATTGTCCTCGCCGGCGGGGTGGTCGAATTCCCGTTGCGCCGTGCCGACGACGGCAAAGTCGTAGTTCATCTCGCCGAAGTAGATCTGCGGACGGGTGATCTTCAGCGAGACGCTCGATGCCGGTGGCAGGTCCTTGATGAAGAGGACCGGTAGCTGCCCGAAGGTCTGCAGCAGCGGGTCCCGGTCCCAGAGCCGGACGTTGTCGATGGTCGGGGCGTTCCGCTGCAAATCGGCCAGCGACAGCGTGCCGCCCTCGGCGAGCTCACTCGACTCGACCGAGTCGATGCCCCACGCCGCGCGCGTCGCGGCAATGTGGGACTGCAGGTAGGGTGCCTCCCGGGTCAGTTCGGTCGGCGCCACGATCAACTTCTGGATGGCGAGCGGAAAGAGGACGCGGGTGACGATGGCGAGGAGCATCCAGCCGCCCAGCACCCGGATCAGGCGGCGGCCAGGCGAATTGCCGGGAGCGACGCGTGCAAATCGGTGTAGCTGGCGCCGACCAGCGGGCCGGTGGTGGAGTAGAGCAGCCCCGGCGCGTCGACGAACCAGAGCTGCAGCGCCCAGAGCACGAAGAGCATCCCGAGCACCGTTCCGACGTGGCGTGATGCCTCGACCCGCATCCCGACCGCGCGTGGCGGCGCTAAGGTGATGTCGCCGCGAAGCAGGTAGGCAGGGAAGAGCAGCAACAGCGTGACGATCGTCAGGCCGACCAGGATCGACAGGACCCCGCTGATGGCGGGGAGCAGGAAGACGTAATAGGAGATGTCGCGCTGGAAGACCGGATCGACGCTGCCGAACGGCGTCCGGTTGAGCGCCAGCAGGGCCGTCTCCCAGGCCGACGCGCCGCTGCTGCCGAAGAGGAAGCCGAGGAAGAGGGCCAGGGGGAGCGACACGCGCCGGAGGAGGGCCGACAGGTTGATCGGCGGGAAGTTCGGTCCGAGCTGCACCGCGAACGGGAGCGGATGGAGGCCGCGGCGCACCACCCGCAGGCTGCCATAGACGATGGCCGTGGTGAGGCCGCCCACCACGAGGAAGAGCGCCAGGCGCGCGACGATCTCCTTGGTGAAGATCACCTCGTAGCCCACTTCCTTGAACCACCACCAGTCGGACAGCGTGGTGCTGAAGGACGGCCACGCGATGGCCACCAACACGAACAGCGGGACCAACAGGACGAGCGAGCGGCGGGCGGTCATGGCGTGCTCCTGAACCGGCGGGAGCACGGAAGATAGCGTCCCACCTGCAGTCAGTGGGCCGACGGCAGCACGAAGCCCGGTTCAAGTTCGTTGCCGGTGCCCCGCGAGGCATCGAGCACCTTCGGCGCCCCCACCGGTTCGAAACGCGCCTGGAAGAAGCGGAGGTACTCCGGCTCGTAGCAGAACTCGAGGCCGTGCACCCGCTCCCGGTCCTCGTACAGGGCGATCACGCTCTCGGTTACCACGTCCATGTGGGCCTGGGTGTAGACCCGGCGTGGGATGGTCAGCCGGACCAACTCGAGCTGGGGATAGCGATTCTCGCCGGTCACCGGATCGCGCCCGGCAGAGACGGCGCCGCGCGCCATCGCCCGCACGCCTCCCTCGACATAGAGCGCCGCCGCGAGCGCCTGCGCCGGGAACTCGCTCCGCGGCACGTGCGGCAGCATTGCCGCCGCGTCGAGGAAGACCGCATGCCCGCCGATCGGCGTGACGATCGGTACGCCGGCCTCCTGCAACCGCTCGCCCAGGTAGTACACCTGCCCGATCCGGCTGCGGATGTAGTCCTCTTCCACCGATTCGCCGATGCCGATCGCCATCGCCTCGAGGTCGCGCCCGGCGAGGCCGCCGTAGGTGTGGAGTCCTTCGTAGACCACGACCAGGTTCTGCGCCTTCGCGGCGAGTGCCGGGTCGCGATCGCGGAGGCCGGGCTCGCGCTGCTGGATGAACCACGCATTCTCCACCGCACGCGTGGCGTCGAGCATCACCTTGATCCCGCGCGCGTGGCAGTAGGCCGAGACCTCGCGCAGGTTGGCAAGGCTCACCGGCTGTCCGCCGGCCAGGTTCACCGTCACGGCCACGCAGATGTAGGGGACCCGCTCGGCGCCGACCTCCTGTACGAGGCGGTCAAGCTTGACGAGATCGACGTCGCCCTTGAACGGGTGCGGCGAGGCGGGATCATGCGCCTCATCGATGATGACATCGTGGAAGGTCGCCCCGGCCAGCTCCTGGTGAAGCCGGGTGGTGGTGAAGTACATGTTGCCGGGGACGTGGTCACCCGGCTTGATCAGCAGCTTCGAGAGGAGGTGCTCCGCCCCACGCCCCTGGTGCGTGGGGATCAGCTCCTCGTAGCCGTAGGTGTCGCGGACCGCCTTCTCCAGGTGATAGAAGTTGCGCGAGCCGGCGTAGGCTTCATCTCCCATCATCATCCCGGCCCACTGGCGATCGGACATCGCACTGGTGCCGGAATCGGTGAGGAGGTCGATGTAGACGTCCTCGGAGCGAAGCAGGAAGGTGTTGTAGCCGGCGTCACGGATGTGGCGTTCCCGCTCGGCGCGGGTGGTCATGCGGATCGGCTCGACAACCTTGATCTTCCAAGGTTCGGCCCAGCTGCGGTGGCGCATCGGTCCCGTGCTCCCGGCGGGCGGCAGGCGCCGCGCCAGTGGAAGGCAACGCCGGTGCAGGGGCGGGGGGGACACCGGTGCCGAATCATAGCGCCGGATCGACCCTGACGGGGCACGCTGGCGACGGGGCGAGGAAGACGAGAGATTACACGGCCTCTCCCTCACACCCTCGGAGTGACCGTCATGCCCGTGCCCGTCCTCGAACGCCCCACCACCGCCGACTACGCTGCCTACTACCAACGCTATATCGAGCTCGTCCCCGCCGGCGATCTCGTCGCCATCCTGACGGCCCAGCGCGACGAGCTGCTCGCCCTGATGGCGCCGATCAGCGAGACGGGTGCCGGGCATGCCTACGCCCCGGGGAAGTGGACCATCCGAGGAAGTCATCGGGCACCTGACCGACACCGAGCGGGTCTTCGCCTACCGGGCCACCGCCTCTCGCGCGGCGACGCGGCGCCATTGCCGGGCTTCGACCAGGACGCCTGGATGCCGCACGGCGAGTACCAGCAGCGCCCGCTGCCCGACGTGGTGGCCGAGTGGCGTGCGGTGCGCGACGCGACGATCGCGCTGCTCCGGGCAATGCCGTCACAGGGGCTGGCAGGGCGAGGCGTCGCCAGCGACAATCCCGTCACCGCGCTGGCAGCGCTCACCATGATTCCCGGGCATGTCGATATCACTTGCGCCTCTTTCGCGAGCGCTATCTCCCCGGCCTCGGTTGAGCGCGCCGAGGCCGGAGGAGGCGCCGCGGTTACTTCGGTTCCTTCAGCGTCTCCTTCGCGATGTAGGGGACGCCGTCGGTCAGCCACTTCGGCGCCGGCGTGCCGCGCAGGTAGTGGTCAAAGTACTGGAAGTAGCGGATGGTCAGGTCCTTCCGGTTGGCCAGCCCGCTGAGCCCGTGGCCCTCGCCCGGGTAGGCGAGCATCACGGCGTTCTTGCCGTTGAAGCGCAGCGCGTTGTAGAAGTTCATCCCCTCGGTGAACGAGACGGTCGGGTCGGCCGCGCCGTGCATGATCAGGAACGGCGCGGTCACCTCGCGCACGTGGGTGATCGCCGACTCGAAGTGGTAGCGCGCCGGATCGTCCCACGGCGAGAAGCCCCAGCGGCCCTGGCCGAGCATGTAGTAGTTGTTGCCGTTGGCGCCGCTGCCACCGGTGACCTGGTAGCTCCACCCCCAGCTCTGGCTGAAGTCCGTGAAGAGATCGGTCACGCCAGCGCCCATCCCCACCGCTGCGAAGAGGCGGGAGCGGGTCCCGATGAACGCCGCGCCCTCGCCACCGTAGCTGTGGCCGTGCACGCCGATGCGCTTCGGGTCGACGTAGCCCATCGCAATCACCTTCTTCGTCGCCGCCTCGACCGCGTCGAGCATGTCGCTGTGCGACGTCCCGGTGTGGAAGAAGACGTCGGGGAGCATCGTGGCATAGCCGCGGCTCACCGCCTCGATCGGCATCCCGCCCATGCCGGTGATGAACGACGGCGACGGGTAACGGTGCATCGTCTGCGAGTTCTTCTCGTAGAAGGTCACCAGCATCGGGAGCTTCTGGCCCGCGACGTAGTCATCCGGCAACGCCAGGATGCCCTGCAGCTTGTCGCCGCGTCGGGTGGTGTAGTCGAACAGCACCCGCTTCCCCCAGCGGTACTCGCCCTGCTGGGGATTGATGTCGGTCTGGCGCGCGGGTGATGCAAACGAGCCATCGGCGAGCAGCAGGTCGGGGAAGTCGCGGAAGGTCTGCCGGGTGTAGAGGAAGCGCTCGGCCCCCGCGGCACGCACCGGCGTGCTGTAGGAGGCGTCGTCGAAGACAAGCTGCTGCACCTTGCCATCGGCCAGACGGAAGAAGCCGGCCTGCTTGGTGAACTCGCCGTAAGCGGAGAGGGTGAGCGGCTTGCTCAGGTCCCATTCGCGGGCGGCGCGCGAGGCCCGGACGACCGACGAGTCGATCGGCTCGGTGCGGATCGGTCGCAGCACGATCTGACGGGCCGCGCCGACACCGGTCGTCAGGTTCTTCGGCGCGACCCCGGCCGCAAACGGAACCAGCCAGAGATCAAAGCGCTCGCTGATGATCGCGCCACTGCCGTCCTTGGCATAACCGACGACCCCGTACGGCGGGCGCGTGCCGGGGTAATCCCATTCCATGTTGGTGAAGCGGGCCGCGCCGACGGTGAGTGGGCGCATCGTTCCGGCGGCGAGATCGTAGCCCTGCCAGGCACCGTTCTGCCAGGACAGGAAGGTCCGTCCGTCGGGCGCAATGCCCTCGACGTACGGCCCCGTGAGTTGGCCGGTGAGGAACTTGGTGCGTTCGCCCGTCTGCAGGTTCACGCGGTAGAAGTCTGCCGCGGGGCGCTTGTAGTCGGAGATGTAGGGTCGTGGATCGCTCCCGACCGCCCAGGTGCCGGCCTCGGGCAGTTCGAGCTCGCGCATGCTCGAGTCGGTGAGGGTGATGTACCGGCCCGGGTGGGCAAAGGCCTGCGTGAAGGTGCGGTTGCGCTCCCGGTCCACTTCGTTCATCTGCTGCGACTGGATGCGCTCGTCCTGGGTGCGCCAGACATCGACGTCGGCAATCGAGTCGGTGCTCTTCTTCTTCGCGGTATCCGGGGCGGGCGTCTGCGGCATGATGCCGAGATAGACACGCTGGCCGTCGTCGCTCCAATCCAGCGCGGCGCGCTCCGACACCACGAAGCCCTTGGGGAAGCCTGCGGTCGTGGCCGGGTCGAGCACGGCGGGGGTGCGGGTCGCCGCGAGGTTGCCGAAGACCAGGAGGCGGTTGTTCCGCTCCCGCATCTTCTCGACTTCGCGTCCCTTGAGCACCGCGAGGCCGGTACCGGCATCGTTCCAGGTCAGCCGGCTGTAGCGGAGCGAATCGTTGTCCAGCGGCTCGGTGCGGCTGGTGGCGAGGTCGAGCAGGAAGACGCCATTGCCGTCGCGCACCGCGGCATCCACGGTGTACGCGAGCTGGGTGCCCCCCTTGTTGTAGGCCAGCTCGCCGACGCTCCCGAGAAACTGCGATCGGCCGGTGGCCAGATCGTGCACGATCACGTCGACGCCGCGCGCCGCGTTGGCGCCACCGGCGGGGGCTGCCCCGGCGGCTGGCGTCGGCGGGCGACGACGCAGCACCAAGTGGCTCGACGTCGGCGAGAAGGTGACGCTCTGCACCTCTTGCCAGACGCGGACGGTGCCGGTGGCGAGTTCGCGCAACTCCCAGCGTCGGGGCAGCGTCGGCGCGGCCGCGCCGGCGCGCCCGCCGGCGCCTGGGGCTGGCGCCACCGGGGGCGCACCCGGCACCGGGGCTGGAATCGGCGCCGGTGCTGGCGGCGTCGTGACGGTGTCGCCCGCACTCCCGCGCGCCGCCGGCTTCTTCGCCGGTGGCTCGACCTGATACGCGATCCACTTCGCGTCGGCCGAGAAGACCGGCTGCGTTGCGTCGGCGATCTCGATCTCGCTGTTCGTCGTCAGGTTCTTCAGGTGGAGCACCGGCTTGGCGTCGGGCGTCACCACGTTGGTGAAGCGGACGCCGTAGGCGAGCCACTTGCCATCGGCCGAGAGCTTGGCGTTGTCGATCGAGCGCCAGCGCGAGTAGTCCTCGACGCCGAGGTGAACGGCGAACAG belongs to Gemmatimonadota bacterium and includes:
- a CDS encoding tryptophanase is translated as MRHRSWAEPWKIKVVEPIRMTTRAERERHIRDAGYNTFLLRSEDVYIDLLTDSGTSAMSDRQWAGMMMGDEAYAGSRNFYHLEKAVRDTYGYEELIPTHQGRGAEHLLSKLLIKPGDHVPGNMYFTTTRLHQELAGATFHDVIIDEAHDPASPHPFKGDVDLVKLDRLVQEVGAERVPYICVAVTVNLAGGQPVSLANLREVSAYCHARGIKVMLDATRAVENAWFIQQREPGLRDRDPALAAKAQNLVVVYEGLHTYGGLAGRDLEAMAIGIGESVEEDYIRSRIGQVYYLGERLQEAGVPIVTPIGGHAVFLDAAAMLPHVPRSEFPAQALAAALYVEGGVRAMARGAVSAGRDPVTGENRYPQLELVRLTIPRRVYTQAHMDVVTESVIALYEDRERVHGLEFCYEPEYLRFFQARFEPVGAPKVLDASRGTGNELEPGFVLPSAH
- a CDS encoding S9 family peptidase, whose product is MVTPDAKPVLHLKNLTTNSEIEIADATQPVFSADAKWIAYQVEPPAKKPAARGSAGDTVTTPPAPAPIPAPVPGAPPVAPAPGAGGRAGAAAPTLPRRWELRELATGTVRVWQEVQSVTFSPTSSHLVLRRRPPTPAAGAAPAGGANAARGVDVIVHDLATGRSQFLGSVGELAYNKGGTQLAYTVDAAVRDGNGVFLLDLATSRTEPLDNDSLRYSRLTWNDAGTGLAVLKGREVEKMRERNNRLLVFGNLAATRTPAVLDPATTAGFPKGFVVSERAALDWSDDGQRVYLGIMPQTPAPDTAKKKSTDSIADVDVWRTQDERIQSQQMNEVDRERNRTFTQAFAHPGRYITLTDSSMRELELPEAGTWAVGSDPRPYISDYKRPAADFYRVNLQTGERTKFLTGQLTGPYVEGIAPDGRTFLSWQNGAWQGYDLAAGTMRPLTVGAARFTNMEWDYPGTRPPYGVVGYAKDGSGAIISERFDLWLVPFAAGVAPKNLTTGVGAARQIVLRPIRTEPIDSSVVRASRAAREWDLSKPLTLSAYGEFTKQAGFFRLADGKVQQLVFDDASYSTPVRAAGAERFLYTRQTFRDFPDLLLADGSFASPARQTDINPQQGEYRWGKRVLFDYTTRRGDKLQGILALPDDYVAGQKLPMLVTFYEKNSQTMHRYPSPSFITGMGGMPIEAVSRGYATMLPDVFFHTGTSHSDMLDAVEAATKKVIAMGYVDPKRIGVHGHSYGGEGAAFIGTRSRLFAAVGMGAGVTDLFTDFSQSWGWSYQVTGGSGANGNNYYMLGQGRWGFSPWDDPARYHFESAITHVREVTAPFLIMHGAADPTVSFTEGMNFYNALRFNGKNAVMLAYPGEGHGLSGLANRKDLTIRYFQYFDHYLRGTPAPKWLTDGVPYIAKETLKEPK
- a CDS encoding UPF0182 family protein codes for the protein MTARRSLVLLVPLFVLVAIAWPSFSTTLSDWWWFKEVGYEVIFTKEIVARLALFLVVGGLTTAIVYGSLRVVRRGLHPLPFAVQLGPNFPPINLSALLRRVSLPLALFLGFLFGSSGASAWETALLALNRTPFGSVDPVFQRDISYYVFLLPAISGVLSILVGLTIVTLLLLFPAYLLRGDITLAPPRAVGMRVEASRHVGTVLGMLFVLWALQLWFVDAPGLLYSTTGPLVGASYTDLHASLPAIRLAAA
- a CDS encoding UPF0182 family protein, translating into MDSRRLPTTTRYPYSQRLSNGTNYMRNSVKVVLDAYDGSMHAYVTAPTDPLIQTWSRIFPGILLPMEQMPADIRAHIRYPDDLYRMQTALYATYHMDSPDAFYHREDQWAVPEMEEGSSGAVPFMRHIVMRLPGEEKAEFIYMAPFTPRGKDNLAAWMVARNDGAATASSGRTASRGRAPVFGPTQIREPHQPGHRGLAPGLALGPGRLRGDPRRAARDPDRGVAALRAAALPAGVGGQDPGAEAGRGGVPDAGGDGRIAGWRAEHALRRQRVAADHLGHAGAAGRGTGDHRATRADHSGAPRRGPAPLPTRR
- a CDS encoding UPF0182 family protein codes for the protein MLGGWMLLAIVTRVLFPLAIQKLIVAPTELTREAPYLQSHIAATRAAWGIDSVESSELAEGGTLSLADLQRNAPTIDNVRLWDRDPLLQTFGQLPVLFIKDLPPASSVSLKITRPQIYFGEMNYDFAVVGTAQREFDHPAGEDNVYAAYAGTGGVPIGSFWRRLVLASRFQTSKLLLSGDITNASRILYLRNIKQRVEKALPFLSLDRDPYMVVADDGHLRWILDAYRPPPAIPIRSACRTAPTTCATA
- a CDS encoding M1 family metallopeptidase: MRSLSLSAALLLAAAAPLVAQSGLAVADSSPFRPLNLPAPNEYRGGSGRPGPRYWQQRVDYRIRATLDPVANEISGRETIHYVNHSPDALPYLWLFVEQNICDPASVTNLLNQPPLVFLGSTFDFSCQGFAGGGRLETMTLRGKEVNRSRSGTTMRVELPKPLAPGDSLDLEAVWRFKVPTQGAGRMGHDGALYEIAQWYPRMVVYDDVRGWNHEPYIGAGEFYLEYGNFDVSLTVPATHLVAATGDLLNPLQVLTATQRARLALARRSDTAIAIVTRTEAGNPAATRPTAQGTLTWRFSAKNVRDFAFVSGPDFRWDASGYDGILIETLYRPRAEAWTEANRMSREAIKHFSEKWYRYPWSHATTVEGPIEGMEYPMLTFVPNSPTREELQGPGARVRAPVVPDDRRLERATLPLDGRGLQHLHRPRQQRQLLPRHRVWRLDRGPPAASGRTPHDAGGGAAADHQATSVRDLFWTGYQKPALMLSLLRDEVLGRERFEAAFREYIRAWAFKHPTPTDFFRIMRDASGMELDWFWRDWVYTTARLDQAVDSITARPDGGSNVHLSNRGTMTMPAELALTFSDGTTSTVRLPVEMWNLGQRFTYRVPGTKRVTRATIDPRGAMPDTDRSNNTRGAP